In a single window of the Littorina saxatilis isolate snail1 linkage group LG3, US_GU_Lsax_2.0, whole genome shotgun sequence genome:
- the LOC138962929 gene encoding organic cation transporter protein-like: MKFDDVLKQIGEFGPYQKRVFFLTALPSLLSAFEAISVVFTFNIPNHRCAIPGYPNDHFHVTNTSYASILNQSVPRQLDGTFSKCRLYSDVSNDVIVSNFQDAKWSNATDDGFNETSYSASRNTHDCTKWVYDHSVFETTIASDFDVVCDRSVLRASSNLISEMGCLFGTFVCGFVADRFGRKIPFYIGGLALVAGGFGIAFTDNFIALNVCRFVLGMARLALWVNGMVIGMEIVGPSKRVFVGIFMGLSWCLGMLLLLIFTYFIRNWRYLEIALSVPSIFLLAYWWLIPESPRWLASKGREKEALQVLEKIAASNKTKLPEVDDVTSLLDADKCLSFKFIFTSRELIVRMLIIFSNMFVLCVIYYALILNITNLAGDIFINYLLSAIVETVGFGVPYFLLDRMGRKPVYCIAIMVAGFCCVISLVPDILGAPDWVVVTLSMIGRFCVCICYSVIYMFGAELFPTVIRGSAMGMGVTFSRIGGLLSPYLADVGILIGGRLENSLSLVVMGSPALVVGLFALWLPETMGTKLPETLDDVNNLHSKRGCFCCQKNKPDVRETTVNGNKDALASSPC, from the exons atGCGCCATTCCTGGTTACCCAAACGACCATTTCCACGTGACGAACACCTCGTATGCCTCGATTCTCAACCAGTCCGTGCCTCGCCAATTGGACGGCACGTTTTCAAAATGTCGCCTCTACAGTGACGTCAGCAATGACGTCATCGTGTCGAATTTCCAAGACGCCAAATGGAGCAACGCGACGGACGACGGTTTCAACGAGACATCGTATTCAGCATCGAGGAACACACACGATTGTACGAAATGGGTGTACGACCACTCTGTGTTTGAAACTACCATCGCCTCTGAT TTTGACGTGGTGTGTGACCGTAGTGTTCTGAGGGCCAGTTCAAACCTCATATCAGAGATGGGATGTCTGTTTGGTACTTTCGTCTGCGGTTTTGTTGCTGACAG GTTTGGTCGGAAGATACCATTCTACATAGGCGGCTTGGCTCTGGTCGCTGGAGGTTTCGGTATCGCTTTCACCGACAACTTCATCGCGCTCAACGTCTGTCGCTTCGTCCTCGGTATGGCCCGCCTGGCTCTCTGGGTCAACGGCATGGTCATTG GGATGGAGATTGTGGGACCGTCAAAGCGGGTGTTTGTTGGAATCTTCATGGGGCTGTCTTGGTGCCTGGGAATGCTGCTCCTGCTCATCTTCACATACTTCATCAGGAACTGGAGATACCTGGAGATCGCTCTGTCTGTCCCATCCATCTTCCTCCTCGCCTACTGGTG GTTGATCCCGGAGTCTCCCCGCTGGTTGGCCTCCAAGGGTCGCGAGAAGGAAGCTCTGCAAGTTCTGGAGAAGATCGCCGCCTCCAACAAAACCAAGCTGCCCGAGGTTGATGACGTCACGAGCCTCCTCGATGCTGACAAGTGCCTCAGCTTCAAGTTTATCTTCACGTCACGGGAACTGATTGTGCGCATGCTCATCATTTTCAGCAACAT gtttgttttgtgtgtgatctACTACGCGCTCATCTTGAATATCACCAACCTGGCTGGAGACATCTTCATTAACTACCTACTCAGCGCAATTGTGGAAACCGTGGGCTTTGGCGTTCCCTACTTTCTGTTAGATAGGATGGGACGTAAGCCTGTCTACTGCATTGCTATCATGGTGGCTGGCTTTTGCTGTGTTATCTCCCTTGTGCCAGACATCCTGGGAGCACCAG ACTGGGTAGTCGTGACACTGTCTATGATAGGCCGGTTCTGCGTGTGCATTTGCTATAGCGTCATCTACATGTTCGGGGCAGAACTCTTCCCGACTGTCATCCGGGGATCTGCCATGGGCATGGGAGTTACCTTCTCGCGTATTGGCGGGCTTCTCTCCCCCTATCTGGCGGACGTG GGCATTCTTATCGGAGGACGGCTAGAGAATTCTCTTTCTCTGGTGGTCATGGGCAGTCCGGCACTGGTTGTGGGGCTCTTCGCTCTCTGGCTGCCCGAGACTATGGGCACAAAGCTGCCCGAGACTCTTGATGACGTCAACAACTTACACAG CAAACGTGGTTGTTTTTGCTGTCAAAAGAATAAGCCAGATGTAAGGGAGACTACTGTGAATGGAAACAAGGACGCACTGGCTTCTTCCCCTTGCTGA